The segment GCCATTATCGCTCACGTTGACCACGGCAAAACCACCCTGGTGGACGCAATGCTGCGTCAGAGCGGCGCGTTCCGCGACAATCAGGTCGTGGCTGAGCGCGTCATGGACAGCGGCGATATCGAGCGTGAGCGCGGCATCACCATTCTGGCCAAGAACTGCTCCTGCACCTACAAGGGCGTCAAGATCAACATCGTCGATACTCCGGGCCATGCCGACTTCGGCGGCGAGGTCGAGCGCGTGCTGAAGATGGTCAACGGCGTTCTGCTGCTGGTGGACGCTGCCGAGGGCTGCATGCCCCAGACCCGTTTCGTGCTGCAGAAGGCTCTGCAGCAGAACCTGAGTCTGGTGGTGGCCATCAACAAGATCGACCGTCCCGATGCCCGCATCAAGGAAGTCATCGATGAGGTGCTGTACCTGCTGATGGATCTGGGCGCCACCGATGAGCAGCTGGACTGCCCCATGCTGTTCTGCTGCGGCCGTGATGGCACCGCAAGCCTGGACCCGGATGTGCCCGGCACCGACCTGATCCCCCTGTTCGATACTCTGCTGAGCACCATCAAGCCGCCTGAGGGCGACCCCGAGGCTCCCTTCCAGATGCTGGTGTCCTCTGTGGACTACAACGACTTTGTGGGCCGCATTGGCATCGGCCGCATCCAGAACGGCGTTGCCAAGGTTGGCGAGGAAGTTGTCGTCTGTGACTGGCACAATCAGGATCTGAAGATGCGCGGCCGTCTGACCAAGCTGTACGACTTCCAGGCCAATGGCCGTCAGCCCTGCGATAACATCACCGCCGGCGATATCGTGGCCTTCTCCGGCCTGCCCGATGTGACCATCGGCAACACCCTGTGCAGCCCCTCCAATGTGGAGCCGCTGCCCTTTGTGAAGATCAACGACCCCACCGTGGAAATGACCTTCTCTGTCAATGACAGCCCGCTGGCCGGCCGTGAGGGTAAGTATGTTACCAGCCGTCAGATCCGTGACCGTCTGCAGAAGGAACTGCTGAAGGACGTCGCTCTGAAGGTGGAGGATTCTGCCACTACCGATTCCTTCCGCGTTATGGGCCGTGGCGAAATGCATC is part of the Faecalibacterium sp. HTF-F genome and harbors:
- the typA gene encoding translational GTPase TypA, coding for MVRNDLRNVAIIAHVDHGKTTLVDAMLRQSGAFRDNQVVAERVMDSGDIERERGITILAKNCSCTYKGVKINIVDTPGHADFGGEVERVLKMVNGVLLLVDAAEGCMPQTRFVLQKALQQNLSLVVAINKIDRPDARIKEVIDEVLYLLMDLGATDEQLDCPMLFCCGRDGTASLDPDVPGTDLIPLFDTLLSTIKPPEGDPEAPFQMLVSSVDYNDFVGRIGIGRIQNGVAKVGEEVVVCDWHNQDLKMRGRLTKLYDFQANGRQPCDNITAGDIVAFSGLPDVTIGNTLCSPSNVEPLPFVKINDPTVEMTFSVNDSPLAGREGKYVTSRQIRDRLQKELLKDVALKVEDSATTDSFRVMGRGEMHLSILIETMRREGYELQVSPPHVLTKVIDGKTYEPMEHVVIDVPTQYQGAVMTGLGQRKAILQQMESLGTDRVRLEFRMPSRGLFGYRNQFLTDTHGEGIINQIFDGYDVWAGMIANRSTGSLVSFETGEAVTYGLFNAQQRGTLLVGAGEKVYEGMVIGYTASGEDVDVNVCKTKHLTNTRASGSDDALRLIPISKLSLEGCLEFLAQDELLEVTPENLRIRKQILNHEQRMKAKSKLK